A single Muntiacus reevesi chromosome 9, mMunRee1.1, whole genome shotgun sequence DNA region contains:
- the LOC136175121 gene encoding olfactory receptor 51V1-like: MSVRPGSKISNSTFLLTGFPGLEQHYPWLSIPFSCIYVVVLSGNCLVLHVIRTEPSLHEPMFYFLAMLALTDLCMGLSTAHTVLGILWGLSQEIGLDACIAQTFFVHGLSCMESGVLLAMAFDRFTAICNPLRYTSILTNTRIINIGMVILGRSFLFITAPIVRLKFFHYCRPRILSHSFCLHQDLLRLTCSDIRFNSLYALALVICTLLLDSVLIFISYTLILHSVLTIASREERLKSLKTCVSHTCAVLVFYIPIIGLTMVHRFGKHLSPVVHVLMGNIYILFPPLMNPIIYSIKTQQIRNRIQRWFIKQT; the protein is encoded by the coding sequence ATGTCTGTCCGACCTGGTTCTAAAATCAGTAACTCTACCTTTCTccttacgggcttccctggtctgGAACAGCACTATCCCTGgctctccatccccttctcctgcatctATGTCGTGGTGCTCTCAGGAAACTGCCTGGTGCTGCATGTGATCCGCACGGAGCCGAGCCTGCACGAGCCCATGTTCTACTTCCTAGCCATGCTGGCCCTCACTGACCTCTGCATGGGGTTGTCCACAGCACACACGGTGCTGGGGATCCTCTGGGGGCTCAGCCAGGAGATTGGGCTGGATGCCTGCATTGCCCAAACCTTCTTTGTTCATGGGCTATCTTGCATGGAGTCTGGAGTCCTTCTTGCCATGGCCTTTGATCGCTTTACTGCAATCTGCAATCCTCTAAGATACACATCTATCCTCACCAATACCAGAATCATCAACATCGGTATGGTCATTTTAGGGAGGAGCTTCCTGTTCATTACTGCTCCGATTGTCCGCCTGAAGTTTTTCCATTATTGCCGACCACGCATCCTCTCCCACTCCTTCTGCTTGCACCAGGACCTACTCCGGCTGACCTGCTCTGATATCCGCTTCAACAGCTTGTATGCCTTAGCTCTGGTGATCTGTACACTGCTTCTGGATTCAGTGCTCATTTTCATCTCCTACACATTGATTCTGCACTCTGTCTTGACTATTGCATCTCGAGAGGAGCGGCTCAAGTCCTTGAagacctgtgtctcccacacctGTGCTGTCCTGGTTTTCTATATTCCAATCATTGGTCTGACTATGGTACACCGCTTTGGGAAGCACCTCTCGCCTGTGGTCCATGTCCTTATGGGCAACATCTACATCCTTTTCCCACCCTTGATGAACCCCATCATCTACAGCATCAAGACCCAACAAATCCGTAACAGGATTCAGAGATGGTTCATTAAACAAACTTGA
- the LOC136175074 gene encoding olfactory receptor 52A5-like translates to MSIMNDTVFMPSVLTFIGIPGLETVQCWIGIPFCAMYIIALMGNFLLLIVIKSEPSLHEPMYIFLAMLGATDIALSTSIVPKMLGTFWFHLSEIYFDACLFQMWLIHTFQGIESGVLLAMALDRYVAICYPLRHATIFTQQLVTNIGLGVTLRPAILVIPCLLLIKCRLKLYRTKLISHTYCEHMALVKLATEDVYINKFYGLLGAFIVGGLDFILITLSYTQIFITVFHLPQKEARLKAFNTCIPHICVFLQFYLLAFFSFFTHRSGSYIPSYIHITLSNLYLLVPPFLNPFVYGVKTKHIQDKVAKVFCSKDQA, encoded by the coding sequence ATGTCTATTATGAATGACACTGTGTTTATGCCCTCTGTGCTGACCTTTATTGGGATTCCTGGCCTAGAAACTGTACAGTGCTGGATTGGGATTCCATTCTGTGCAATGTACATCATTGCTTTGATGGGAAATTTTCTACTTTTGATCGTCATCAAATCTGAACCCAGTCTCCATGAGCCTATGTATATCTTCCTGGCCATGTTGGGAGCCACGGACATTGCACTTAGCACCAGTATTGTCCCCAAGATGCTTGGAACTTTTTGGTTTCACTTGTCAGAGATCTATTTTGATGCTTGCCTCTTTCAGATGTGGCTCATCCACACATTTCAGGGTATTGAATCGGGAGTCCTGCTGGCCATGGCTCTGGACCGTTATGTAGCAATCTGTTATCCTTTGAGGCATGCTACAATATTCACTCAACAACTAGTCACTAACATTGGACTTGGAGTGACATTGCGGCCAGCCATCCTTGTTATCCCATGCCTACTGCTCATAAAGTGTCGTTTGAAACTCTACAGAACCAAGTTAATATCCCACACTTACTGTGAACATATGGCCCTGGTGAAGCTTGCCACTGAAGATGTTTACATCAATAAATTCTATGGTCTCCTTGGGGCTTTTATTGTCGGTGGCCTTGACTTCATTTTGATCACCCTCTCTTATACACAGATATTTATCACTGTCTTCCATCTGCCCCAGAAAGAGGCACGGCTTAAGGCATTCaatacatgtattccccacaTATGTGTCTTCCTCCAGTTCTATCTCcttgctttcttctcctttttcactcaCAGGTCTGGGTCTTATATCCCATCATATATACATATCACCTTGTCCAACCTTTACCTATTGGTACCACCTTTCCTCAATCCATTTGTCTATGGGGTGAAGACCAAGCACATCCAAGATAAGGTAGCAAAAGTGTTCTGTTCCAAAGATCAGGCTTGA